The following proteins are encoded in a genomic region of Sneathiella marina:
- a CDS encoding succinate dehydrogenase assembly factor 2 yields the protein MIEDISIRRRRLIHRSRYTGMKETDILLGGFANKYVDEFSDKELDIYEALLAAGDPNIYVWAVGREPVPVEYDTNVMTLLKKFSQFDHRVTP from the coding sequence ATGATCGAAGATATTAGCATTCGCCGCAGACGACTCATCCATCGATCCCGATATACAGGGATGAAAGAGACAGATATTCTCTTAGGGGGATTTGCCAACAAATATGTGGATGAATTTTCAGATAAAGAACTGGATATTTATGAGGCACTTTTAGCTGCCGGTGACCCTAATATTTATGTCTGGGCCGTGGGGAGAGAGCCTGTTCCGGTAGAATATGATACTAATGTCATGACTTTACTTAAAAAATTCAGCCAGTTTGACCATAGGGTTACGCCGTAA